From Curtobacterium sp. SGAir0471, the proteins below share one genomic window:
- a CDS encoding GMC family oxidoreductase, with protein MTEQTTTTGRTSRRRFLAAGLGVTAAAAATGAVLTGRPGPGDDPHDGPRRPTVRTDALTDTTEYDYVVVGAGAGGVPLAVRLAEAGHSVLVLEAGPAATDPDVYSVPAFHLFASSDPQMSWDFWVRHYTDTDAHGSAFVRERDGVLYPRASTLGGCTAHHALLMLAPESDDWDRIGRATGDPSWNASVMQRYQDRVREWLPIETSPAAILTEDSTLARIVTAALVETGHLAPPASDVDVEHGAVGGTLLDPNDPRGIEAYREGTFLVPQSTRDGRRYGTRERLLEAAPRLEGRLAVQTDALVERITFDTSGETPRATGVEAVVAPYQYGASPLRRRLDPTVRDRARVHVTARREVVVATGAFNTPQLLMLSGVGPAAHLRQHGVDVVVDAPGVGGNLQDRYEMTVVTEYDRPFSVLEGKTYGRPGDPGLRDWRSGDPNALYRSNGILVGIKQRVPDGSPHPELFVFGAPSGFTGYRPGFAEDGLRGGDHFSWAVIRGYQQSMDGTVRLRSADPTEPPAINFRYFDDGGDSPGVRQDLRAVREGIERARRITATAHRLRFGDATTDREVFPGAAKRGDDLDAAIRADAWGHHASCTARMGRDGDPHAVLDSDFRVRGTAGLRVVDASVFPSIPALFPLMTIFAVSERAADQMLHDARTDDQERRP; from the coding sequence ATGACGGAGCAGACCACGACGACGGGCCGGACCTCCCGGCGCCGGTTCCTGGCGGCCGGACTGGGCGTCACGGCCGCCGCGGCGGCGACGGGGGCCGTCCTCACCGGTCGGCCCGGTCCGGGTGACGACCCGCACGACGGACCCCGACGGCCGACCGTCCGGACCGATGCACTGACCGACACGACCGAGTACGACTACGTCGTGGTCGGCGCGGGTGCCGGCGGTGTCCCGCTGGCGGTCCGGCTCGCCGAGGCCGGGCACAGCGTCCTCGTCCTCGAGGCGGGTCCAGCAGCGACCGACCCGGACGTCTACTCGGTCCCCGCCTTCCACCTCTTCGCCTCGAGCGACCCGCAGATGAGCTGGGACTTCTGGGTCCGGCACTACACCGACACCGACGCGCACGGGTCGGCCTTCGTCCGCGAGCGCGACGGTGTCCTGTACCCGCGCGCCTCGACCCTGGGCGGGTGCACGGCGCACCACGCCCTGCTCATGCTCGCGCCCGAGTCCGACGACTGGGACCGGATCGGCCGCGCCACCGGCGATCCGAGCTGGAACGCGTCCGTCATGCAGCGGTACCAGGACCGCGTGCGGGAGTGGCTGCCGATCGAGACCTCGCCGGCCGCGATCCTGACCGAGGACTCGACCCTCGCCCGCATCGTGACCGCGGCGCTCGTCGAGACCGGGCACCTCGCCCCGCCGGCGTCGGACGTCGACGTGGAGCACGGCGCGGTCGGCGGGACCCTGCTCGACCCGAACGACCCGCGCGGCATCGAGGCGTACCGCGAGGGGACCTTCCTCGTCCCGCAGTCGACGCGGGACGGTCGTCGCTACGGCACCCGGGAGCGACTGCTCGAGGCGGCCCCGAGGCTCGAGGGGCGACTCGCGGTCCAGACGGACGCACTCGTCGAGCGGATCACCTTCGACACCTCCGGCGAGACGCCGCGCGCCACCGGGGTCGAGGCCGTCGTCGCGCCCTACCAGTACGGCGCCAGTCCGCTGCGTCGCAGGCTCGACCCCACCGTACGGGACCGCGCACGCGTCCACGTGACGGCGAGACGCGAGGTGGTCGTCGCGACCGGCGCCTTCAACACGCCGCAGCTGCTGATGCTCTCCGGCGTCGGGCCGGCAGCGCACCTCCGGCAACACGGCGTGGACGTCGTCGTGGACGCCCCCGGCGTGGGCGGCAACCTGCAGGACCGCTACGAGATGACCGTCGTCACGGAGTACGACCGGCCGTTCTCCGTCCTCGAGGGGAAGACGTACGGCCGACCCGGCGACCCCGGGCTGCGGGACTGGCGCTCGGGGGACCCGAACGCGCTCTACCGGTCGAACGGGATCCTGGTCGGGATCAAGCAACGCGTCCCGGACGGCAGCCCGCACCCCGAACTCTTCGTGTTCGGCGCGCCGTCGGGCTTCACCGGCTACCGACCGGGCTTCGCCGAGGACGGCCTCCGGGGTGGGGACCACTTCAGCTGGGCCGTCATCCGGGGCTACCAGCAGAGCATGGACGGCACCGTCCGGCTCCGGAGCGCCGACCCGACCGAGCCACCGGCGATCAACTTCCGGTACTTCGACGACGGCGGGGACTCCCCCGGGGTACGGCAGGACCTGCGTGCCGTCCGCGAGGGCATCGAGCGGGCACGCCGGATCACGGCCACCGCGCACCGACTGCGGTTCGGGGATGCCACGACGGACCGGGAGGTCTTCCCCGGGGCGGCGAAGCGCGGCGACGACCTCGACGCCGCCATCCGCGCCGACGCCTGGGGCCACCACGCGAGCTGCACCGCGCGGATGGGCCGCGACGGTGACCCGCACGCCGTGCTCGACAGCGACTTCCGCGTGCGTGGCACGGCGGGTCTCCGCGTCGTCGACGCCTCGGTCTTCCCGTCCATCCCCGCTCTCTTCCCCCTCATGACGATCTTCGCGGTGTCCGAACGCGCGGCCGACCAGATGCTGCACGACGCCCGCACCGACGACCAGGAGCGCCGACCGTGA
- a CDS encoding YihY/virulence factor BrkB family protein, translated as MARKDKSLERDMQHKPEPDDPRKPDSPTDLTKPSFTYTLKKTLREFTSDQCTDLAASLTYYTVLALFPGLLAIVSILGLVSNPRDTIDTLLDVVTNVGGGQVADLLRDPVEGLVRSPAAPITFIVGVLGALWSASGFVGAFGRAMNRIYNVREGRPIWKLRPTMLGVTVFTVVMLVIGLLVLVSGPLARAFGDLVGLGDVTATVLLIVQWPILLAIMIVIVAVLYYWAPNVRQPKFRWVSGGSLVAITIWIVASVGFGFYVGNFSNYNATYGSLGGVIVFLLWIWITNNALLFGAEFDAEIERGRELQAGIRAEEDIQLPERDTRQIDKQEEQRAKDVLEGIRIRESAGRTKD; from the coding sequence ATGGCGCGCAAGGACAAGAGCCTCGAGCGGGACATGCAGCACAAGCCGGAGCCGGACGACCCCCGCAAGCCGGACAGCCCGACCGACCTCACGAAGCCGTCGTTCACGTACACGCTGAAGAAGACCCTGCGGGAGTTCACCAGCGACCAGTGCACCGACCTCGCCGCGAGCCTGACGTACTACACGGTGCTCGCACTCTTCCCGGGTCTGCTGGCGATCGTCTCGATCCTCGGCCTGGTGTCGAACCCGCGGGACACGATCGACACCCTGCTCGACGTCGTCACGAACGTCGGTGGTGGACAGGTGGCCGACCTCCTCCGCGACCCGGTCGAGGGACTCGTGCGCTCGCCCGCGGCGCCGATCACGTTCATCGTCGGTGTGCTCGGCGCGCTGTGGTCCGCCTCGGGCTTCGTCGGGGCGTTCGGCCGGGCGATGAACCGCATCTACAACGTCCGCGAGGGCCGGCCGATCTGGAAGCTCCGACCGACCATGCTCGGCGTCACGGTCTTCACCGTCGTGATGCTGGTGATCGGACTCCTCGTGCTCGTCTCCGGGCCGCTCGCCCGGGCCTTCGGCGACCTCGTCGGCCTCGGCGACGTCACGGCCACCGTGCTGCTCATCGTGCAGTGGCCGATCCTGCTCGCGATCATGATCGTCATCGTCGCGGTGCTGTACTACTGGGCGCCGAACGTCCGCCAGCCGAAGTTCCGGTGGGTGAGCGGCGGCTCGCTCGTCGCCATCACCATCTGGATCGTGGCGAGCGTCGGGTTCGGGTTCTACGTCGGGAACTTCTCGAACTACAACGCCACGTACGGCTCCCTCGGTGGCGTCATCGTGTTCCTGCTGTGGATCTGGATCACGAACAACGCGCTGCTGTTCGGCGCCGAGTTCGACGCGGAGATCGAACGCGGGCGCGAGCTGCAGGCGGGCATCCGGGCCGAGGAGGACATCCAGCTCCCCGAGCGCGACACCCGGCAGATCGACAAGCAGGAGGAGCAGCGCGCCAAGGACGTGCTCGAGGGCATCAGGATCCGCGAGAGCGCGGGGCGCACGAAGGACTGA
- a CDS encoding SDR family oxidoreductase: MTDTAPAADRPTALVTGATRGIGRAIALELGRTHHVLVGGRSADAVGALVDELPSAAPFVGDLGAGDVPELPASLDVLVHSAGVEQGTRVADTPREVWETVFATNVFAVAELTRRALPALRAARGIVVPINSGSGLTAGPGGGVYAASKFALRAFADALREEERGNGIRVSSVHPGRTDSDMQRALTEKLGEDYDTAYYLAPEDVAAAVRTVVDLPERGTIESLAIRPTRKR, from the coding sequence ATGACCGACACCGCACCTGCCGCAGACCGTCCGACCGCCCTCGTCACCGGGGCCACCCGCGGGATCGGCCGCGCGATCGCGCTCGAGCTCGGACGCACCCACCACGTCCTGGTCGGCGGACGCTCCGCCGACGCGGTCGGCGCGCTCGTGGACGAGCTGCCGAGCGCGGCACCGTTCGTCGGTGACCTCGGCGCCGGCGACGTGCCGGAGCTGCCGGCGTCGCTCGACGTCCTCGTGCACAGCGCCGGGGTCGAGCAGGGCACCCGCGTCGCGGACACCCCGCGCGAGGTCTGGGAGACCGTGTTCGCCACGAACGTCTTCGCGGTCGCCGAGCTCACGCGTCGGGCGCTCCCCGCGCTCCGGGCAGCGCGGGGCATCGTCGTGCCGATCAACAGCGGGTCCGGGCTCACCGCCGGCCCGGGCGGTGGGGTCTACGCGGCGTCGAAGTTCGCACTCCGGGCCTTCGCCGACGCCCTGCGCGAAGAGGAACGGGGCAACGGCATCCGGGTGTCGAGCGTGCACCCGGGCCGGACGGACTCCGACATGCAGCGGGCGCTGACCGAGAAGCTCGGCGAGGACTACGACACCGCCTACTACCTGGCGCCGGAGGACGTCGCCGCGGCCGTCCGGACCGTGGTCGACCTGCCGGAGCGGGGCACGATCGAGTCGCTCGCGATCCGTCCGACCCGGAAGCGCTGA
- a CDS encoding ABC-F family ATP-binding cassette domain-containing protein, producing MPATPSVVLDDLTFTWPDGSVALDHLTTGFGRGRTGLVGRNGAGKSTLVRLATGQLHPTTGSIRTSGPVDHLPQRLHARPGDTVADLLGVGRTVAALRAVLAGDASEERLDAVGDDWDVEERAAAALVSVPGLDGDDLDRPVTTLSGGQAVLTAVAGIRMRRAPIVFLDEPTNNLDRGARAALFDLVDRWTGTLVLVSHDRELLEHVDETVELRSGSATVFGGTFSAYEEHLAVQQEAVAREVRVAEQRHRAERRQRIEAETTIARRARAGEQAGRSMARILANEQRKKAQETAGRLRVAHGSAEAQARAAVQEAELRLRDDESLHVTLPDPQVPASRRIATVTVRGRSVVVQGPERIAVTGANGVGKTTLLEQLVGAPEARAHPLPETSAVPHADRIGYLPQRRDALDDGATVLANLRRAAPHVPDAELRNQLARLLVRGDTVDRPVASLSGGERFRVALATLVLADPPPQLLVLDEPTNDLDLTSVDQLVDALRAFRGALVVVSHDERFLDRMALTTRIELG from the coding sequence ATGCCCGCAACACCGTCCGTCGTCCTCGACGACCTCACCTTCACCTGGCCCGACGGCTCCGTCGCGCTCGACCACCTCACCACCGGCTTCGGACGTGGCCGCACCGGTCTGGTCGGGAGGAACGGGGCAGGCAAGTCCACGCTCGTCCGGCTCGCCACGGGGCAGCTCCACCCCACGACCGGGTCGATCCGCACCTCCGGCCCGGTGGACCACCTGCCCCAGCGGCTGCACGCCCGCCCCGGAGACACCGTGGCGGACCTGCTCGGCGTCGGGAGGACGGTCGCCGCGCTGCGGGCCGTCCTCGCCGGTGACGCGAGCGAGGAGCGGCTCGACGCGGTCGGCGACGACTGGGACGTCGAGGAACGCGCCGCCGCCGCGCTGGTATCCGTGCCGGGGCTGGACGGCGACGACCTCGACCGCCCCGTGACGACGCTCTCCGGCGGGCAGGCCGTGCTCACCGCCGTGGCGGGCATCCGGATGCGCCGGGCCCCGATCGTGTTCCTCGACGAACCCACGAACAACCTCGACCGCGGCGCCCGGGCGGCGCTCTTCGACCTCGTCGACCGGTGGACGGGGACGCTCGTGCTCGTCAGCCACGACCGTGAGCTCCTCGAACACGTCGACGAGACCGTCGAGCTGCGGTCGGGATCGGCCACGGTGTTCGGCGGGACGTTCAGTGCGTACGAGGAACACCTCGCCGTGCAGCAGGAGGCGGTCGCCCGCGAGGTCCGGGTCGCCGAGCAACGGCACCGCGCAGAGAGACGGCAGCGCATCGAGGCCGAGACGACGATCGCGCGCCGGGCGAGGGCGGGCGAGCAGGCCGGCCGCTCGATGGCGAGGATCCTGGCGAACGAGCAACGGAAGAAGGCGCAGGAGACCGCCGGTCGGCTGCGGGTCGCCCACGGGTCGGCCGAAGCGCAGGCGCGGGCGGCGGTGCAGGAGGCCGAGCTGCGCCTCCGTGACGACGAGTCGCTGCACGTCACGCTGCCCGATCCGCAGGTCCCCGCGTCGAGGCGCATCGCGACCGTCACCGTGCGCGGCCGGTCGGTGGTCGTGCAGGGTCCCGAGCGCATCGCGGTCACCGGCGCGAACGGCGTCGGCAAGACCACGTTGCTCGAACAGCTCGTGGGGGCGCCCGAGGCGCGCGCGCATCCGCTGCCCGAGACCTCAGCGGTTCCGCACGCCGACCGGATCGGGTACCTGCCGCAGCGACGTGACGCGCTCGACGACGGCGCGACGGTGCTCGCGAACCTGCGCCGGGCAGCTCCCCACGTTCCCGACGCCGAGCTCCGCAACCAGCTCGCTCGGCTCCTGGTCCGCGGGGACACCGTCGACCGCCCGGTCGCGTCACTGTCGGGCGGTGAGCGCTTCCGGGTGGCATTGGCGACCCTGGTGCTCGCGGACCCACCGCCGCAGCTGCTGGTGCTCGACGAGCCGACGAACGACCTCGACCTGACGAGCGTCGACCAGCTCGTGGACGCGCTCCGGGCGTTCCGCGGTGCCCTCGTCGTCGTCAGCCACGACGAGCGGTTCCTCGACCGCATGGCGCTGACGACGAGGATCGAGCTCGGGTGA
- a CDS encoding DUF3151 domain-containing protein codes for MPENLLPNPTANPATLLPEEPEVTAALAADAPVSSVVLSHPSSSLAWALLADEAWERGATLESYAYARVGYHRGLDALRRAGWRGAGPVPWSHEPNRGVLRALFALRRAASAIEEPGEPERLTEFLDASDPEALRALAAGE; via the coding sequence ATGCCGGAGAACCTGCTGCCGAACCCGACCGCGAACCCCGCGACCCTGCTGCCGGAGGAGCCCGAGGTGACCGCCGCCCTCGCCGCCGACGCCCCCGTGTCGAGCGTCGTCCTGTCGCACCCGTCCTCGAGCCTGGCGTGGGCGCTCCTCGCCGACGAGGCCTGGGAGCGGGGTGCGACCCTGGAGTCCTACGCCTACGCCCGTGTCGGGTACCACCGGGGCCTGGACGCCCTGCGGAGGGCGGGGTGGCGCGGTGCCGGGCCGGTGCCGTGGTCGCACGAGCCGAACCGTGGCGTGCTCCGGGCGCTGTTCGCCCTGCGTCGCGCGGCGTCGGCGATCGAGGAGCCGGGCGAGCCCGAGCGCCTGACGGAGTTCCTCGACGCGTCGGACCCCGAGGCACTGCGCGCCCTCGCCGCCGGCGAGTAG
- a CDS encoding SdpA family antimicrobial peptide system protein yields MRVRQLAPTFVVAAVSCAGCILLGLLSFLGNKAPQTVSDPSGNGIATRTVAQVFRQGWGFFTRDAREDIVRVAHLQRDRWTVDEGNVTSAQENAFGLSRRSRNFDQDLSYLLESLPNNAPWSPCHNVRQPATCVEAARTSRVPEVSMHSSSKALCGELLLIRQPPVPLAFADFRTPPPGSITRLHV; encoded by the coding sequence ATGCGAGTCCGCCAACTCGCCCCGACCTTCGTGGTCGCCGCCGTCAGCTGCGCCGGATGCATCCTTCTCGGCCTGCTCTCGTTCCTCGGGAACAAAGCGCCGCAGACTGTCAGCGACCCTTCCGGGAACGGCATCGCCACTCGCACCGTTGCGCAGGTCTTCCGCCAGGGCTGGGGCTTCTTCACGAGGGACGCGCGGGAGGACATCGTACGAGTCGCTCACTTGCAAAGGGACCGATGGACCGTCGACGAGGGCAATGTGACGTCCGCGCAAGAGAATGCCTTCGGGTTGTCGAGGCGTTCACGTAACTTCGACCAAGATCTCTCGTACTTGCTGGAGAGTCTGCCGAACAACGCCCCCTGGTCTCCATGCCACAACGTGCGGCAGCCCGCCACTTGCGTCGAAGCAGCTCGAACCTCGCGAGTTCCGGAAGTGTCGATGCACAGCTCATCGAAAGCTCTCTGCGGCGAACTCTTGCTGATCCGACAGCCACCTGTCCCTCTTGCCTTCGCGGATTTCCGCACTCCGCCGCCCGGGTCCATCACAAGGCTGCACGTATGA
- a CDS encoding SdpI family protein, whose amino-acid sequence MQVSGLALVFSGVVIGVVGELAARGTLGPNGAAGIRIKSVMKSDAAWRAGHRAARLWLDGAGLCFVGGGLLNAFATRAVADPAVLIGMAAGLALVVAGSVFASRAARRCDEC is encoded by the coding sequence ATGCAGGTGTCTGGTCTTGCCCTCGTGTTCAGCGGCGTCGTCATCGGAGTCGTGGGCGAACTTGCCGCCCGTGGCACGCTCGGCCCCAACGGCGCAGCCGGCATACGCATCAAGTCGGTCATGAAGTCGGACGCGGCATGGCGAGCTGGCCATCGTGCGGCCAGGCTGTGGCTCGATGGCGCAGGGCTCTGCTTCGTGGGCGGTGGCTTGTTGAACGCGTTTGCGACGAGAGCTGTCGCGGACCCCGCCGTCCTCATCGGGATGGCGGCGGGTCTGGCGTTGGTCGTTGCGGGCTCGGTCTTCGCAAGCCGAGCGGCACGCCGCTGCGACGAGTGTTGA
- a CDS encoding glycoside hydrolase family 2 TIM barrel-domain containing protein, producing the protein MAAHSPSTSSTPEPDGRDALAALASTAPGSATRLAPRAWLHTDAPALSLDGEWDFRWSPVADVPLPGVEAEWGSLPVPSHWVLHGHGAPSYTNLQYPFPIDPPHPPEENPTGDHRRTFSLPSSFDGAARVLLRFDGVESHFRVWLNGSLVGWSTGSRLATEFDVTDLLRPGTNELLVRVHQWSAASYLEDQDQWWLPGIFRSVTLLARPTAPIDDVFVRAGWTSTLGEAATAGTAASGRPETGTGTITFPTLDAAFPVRFRVPDLGVDVTWASADEVAPIALEGVEPWSAEVPKLYDATVSTGTDAGGRAGGETVSLRLGFRTVSIEGDRFLVNGERVVFHGVNRHETHPVRGRVFDEEHARADMALMKRNNVNAIRTSHYPPHPRVLDLADELGFWVVLECDLETHGFLFTDWVGNPSDDPAWRDAYLDRIARTVERDKNHASIVMWSLGNESGTGRNLAAMSQWVHDRDAERPVHYEGDYTGAYTDVYSRMYPTLQETESIGGGPETPLLGCGPAEAARQRSKPFLHCEYVHAMGNGPGQIQEYEDLVDRYPRLHGGFVWEWRDHGLLAKTATGEDYYAYGGDFGEVVHDGNFVMDGLVLPDDTPTPGLAEFAAVVAPIRFSVSDTTVLVENRYHSASTAGLRFRWTLSRNGVEEASGRFTPGVVAARRSATFPVPDEVLAAAADTDSLAPGDELWFDVMAELAGPTAWADTGHVVARTQRLVASRAADVPRASRQGWDGDRLGEGTFTARGDLVSWKGLEVAGPRLELWRAPTDNDSLASQGGYETADPVLTKGVGDPHAPASAVRWRERGLDRLTHRLVSVTRTGHGLEQRVRVAAANSGWGVDVTHRWTLTDDGLLLQTDAVPFGAWDVTWPRIGVRFDLPASVLDGDASWFGTGPAESYADSSRAARVGRFSAPVRSLTVDYSMPQETGHRPALRALSVGSFTVSTVGAHRAGFTLSPWTAQELGRAMHPYELPTPEHAYLYLDAAQHGLGSRACGLDVLPEHQLWPQAFSWSVVLG; encoded by the coding sequence ATCGCTGCTCACTCCCCCTCCACCTCGTCCACGCCCGAGCCCGACGGGCGCGATGCGCTCGCGGCACTCGCCTCGACCGCGCCGGGCTCGGCCACCCGGCTCGCGCCGAGGGCCTGGCTCCACACGGACGCGCCCGCCCTGTCGCTCGACGGGGAGTGGGACTTCCGGTGGTCGCCGGTCGCGGACGTCCCGCTCCCCGGGGTGGAGGCGGAGTGGGGCAGCCTCCCCGTGCCGTCGCACTGGGTCCTGCACGGGCACGGTGCGCCCAGCTACACGAACCTGCAGTACCCGTTCCCGATCGACCCGCCGCACCCGCCGGAGGAGAACCCGACCGGCGACCACCGACGCACGTTCTCGCTCCCCTCGTCCTTCGACGGCGCGGCCCGCGTGCTGCTGCGCTTCGACGGTGTCGAGTCGCACTTCCGGGTGTGGCTGAACGGATCCCTGGTCGGGTGGTCGACCGGCTCGCGGCTCGCCACCGAGTTCGACGTGACCGACCTGCTGCGCCCCGGCACCAACGAACTGCTCGTCCGGGTGCACCAGTGGTCGGCGGCCTCGTACCTCGAGGACCAGGACCAGTGGTGGCTGCCCGGCATCTTCCGGAGCGTCACGCTGCTCGCGCGACCGACCGCGCCGATCGACGACGTGTTCGTCCGCGCCGGCTGGACCTCGACGCTCGGTGAGGCCGCGACCGCGGGCACGGCGGCGTCCGGACGACCCGAGACCGGTACGGGGACGATCACGTTCCCGACGCTCGACGCCGCGTTCCCGGTGCGCTTCCGGGTGCCGGACCTCGGCGTCGACGTCACGTGGGCCTCGGCAGACGAGGTCGCACCGATCGCGCTCGAGGGCGTCGAGCCGTGGAGCGCCGAGGTCCCGAAGCTGTACGACGCGACCGTGTCGACCGGAACCGACGCCGGCGGCCGTGCGGGCGGCGAGACCGTCTCGCTGCGCCTCGGCTTCCGCACGGTGTCGATCGAGGGCGACCGCTTCCTGGTGAACGGCGAGCGCGTCGTGTTCCACGGGGTGAACCGGCACGAGACCCACCCCGTGCGGGGCCGCGTCTTCGACGAGGAGCACGCCCGCGCGGACATGGCGCTCATGAAGCGGAACAACGTCAACGCGATCCGCACCTCGCACTACCCGCCGCACCCGCGTGTGCTCGACCTTGCCGACGAGCTCGGGTTCTGGGTGGTCCTGGAGTGCGACCTCGAGACGCACGGATTCCTGTTCACCGACTGGGTCGGGAACCCCTCGGACGACCCGGCCTGGCGCGACGCCTACCTCGACCGCATCGCGCGGACCGTCGAGCGGGACAAGAACCACGCGTCGATCGTGATGTGGTCGCTCGGCAACGAGTCCGGCACCGGTCGGAACCTGGCGGCGATGTCGCAGTGGGTGCACGACCGCGACGCCGAGCGCCCCGTGCACTACGAGGGCGACTACACCGGCGCCTACACCGACGTGTACTCGCGGATGTACCCGACGCTGCAGGAGACCGAGTCGATCGGCGGCGGCCCGGAGACCCCGCTGCTCGGGTGCGGTCCGGCCGAGGCCGCGCGGCAGCGGTCGAAGCCGTTCCTGCACTGCGAGTACGTCCACGCGATGGGCAACGGGCCCGGGCAGATCCAGGAGTACGAGGACCTGGTCGACCGGTACCCGCGCCTGCACGGCGGGTTCGTGTGGGAGTGGCGGGACCACGGGCTGCTCGCGAAGACCGCGACGGGCGAGGACTACTACGCCTACGGCGGTGACTTCGGCGAGGTCGTGCACGACGGCAACTTCGTGATGGACGGCCTCGTCCTGCCCGACGACACCCCGACGCCCGGCCTGGCGGAGTTCGCAGCCGTCGTCGCCCCGATCCGCTTCTCGGTGTCGGACACCACCGTGCTCGTCGAGAACCGGTACCACTCGGCCTCGACCGCGGGGCTGCGGTTCCGGTGGACGCTGTCGCGGAACGGCGTCGAGGAGGCGAGCGGTCGCTTCACCCCCGGGGTCGTCGCGGCCCGGCGGTCAGCGACCTTCCCGGTGCCCGACGAGGTCCTCGCGGCCGCTGCGGACACCGACTCCCTGGCGCCCGGCGACGAGCTGTGGTTCGACGTGATGGCGGAACTGGCGGGGCCGACGGCGTGGGCGGACACCGGCCACGTCGTCGCACGCACGCAGCGGCTCGTGGCGAGCCGCGCGGCGGACGTGCCACGGGCCTCCCGGCAGGGCTGGGACGGCGACCGTCTCGGCGAGGGGACCTTCACCGCGCGCGGCGACCTGGTGTCCTGGAAGGGGCTCGAGGTGGCTGGGCCGCGCCTGGAGCTGTGGCGTGCGCCGACGGACAACGACAGCCTCGCCTCGCAGGGCGGCTACGAGACGGCCGACCCGGTGCTCACGAAGGGCGTCGGCGACCCGCACGCCCCGGCGTCCGCGGTCCGCTGGCGCGAGCGTGGGCTCGACCGGCTGACGCACCGACTCGTGTCCGTGACCCGGACCGGGCACGGGCTGGAGCAGCGGGTCCGGGTGGCGGCGGCGAACAGCGGGTGGGGCGTCGACGTCACGCACCGCTGGACGCTGACCGACGACGGGCTGCTGCTGCAGACCGACGCGGTGCCGTTCGGGGCGTGGGACGTGACCTGGCCGCGGATCGGCGTGCGGTTCGACCTGCCGGCGTCGGTGCTCGACGGTGATGCCTCGTGGTTCGGGACCGGGCCGGCGGAGTCCTACGCGGACTCGTCGCGCGCAGCTCGGGTCGGGCGGTTCAGCGCACCGGTGCGCTCGCTGACGGTGGACTACTCGATGCCGCAGGAGACCGGGCACCGACCCGCCCTGCGCGCCCTGTCGGTGGGTTCCTTCACGGTGTCGACCGTGGGGGCGCACCGCGCGGGCTTCACGCTCTCGCCGTGGACCGCTCAGGAGCTCGGGCGCGCGATGCACCCGTACGAGCTGCCGACGCCGGAGCACGCGTACCTGTACCTCGACGCGGCGCAGCACGGGCTGGGGTCGCGGGCGTGCGGGCTCGACGTGCTGCCGGAGCACCAGCTGTGGCCGCAGGCGTTCTCGTGGAGCGTGGTGCTGGGGTAG
- a CDS encoding carbohydrate ABC transporter permease, whose translation MTKRAAEPVDTTSITAHQRRKLDRSPRSQIVVTAILVIVAVYFLVPLYWVVIAATKTTGALFATNGFWFGGEFALFSNIQQVFSYDGGIFVRWIANSILYSGVGAVLATYFAAAGGYALAKYEFRGRQLVFGTILGGVLVPGTATALPLFLLFSTMGLTDTYWSVLIPSLVSPFGLFLCRVYAAASVDTALLEQARIDGAGELRIFHTIVLRQMTPALVTVFLFQVVGIWNNFFLPLIMLADQKLYPITLGLNNWRAQVDRLPEFYQLTTGGVLVSVIPLVIAIIVLQRFWRGGLTEGSVKG comes from the coding sequence GTGACCAAGCGGGCCGCCGAGCCCGTCGACACCACGTCGATCACGGCGCACCAGCGCCGGAAGCTCGACCGCTCCCCGCGCTCGCAGATCGTCGTGACCGCCATCCTGGTCATCGTCGCGGTCTACTTCCTCGTGCCGCTGTACTGGGTCGTCATCGCGGCGACGAAGACCACCGGTGCCCTGTTCGCGACGAACGGGTTCTGGTTCGGCGGCGAGTTCGCGCTGTTCAGCAACATCCAGCAGGTGTTCTCGTACGACGGCGGCATCTTCGTCCGATGGATCGCGAACAGCATCCTGTACTCGGGCGTCGGCGCGGTCCTCGCGACCTACTTCGCCGCCGCCGGCGGGTACGCGCTCGCGAAGTACGAGTTCCGCGGGCGGCAGCTCGTGTTCGGCACGATCCTCGGCGGCGTGCTCGTGCCGGGGACCGCGACCGCGCTGCCGCTGTTCCTGCTCTTCTCGACGATGGGCCTGACCGACACGTACTGGAGCGTGCTCATCCCGAGCCTGGTCTCGCCGTTCGGGCTGTTCCTGTGCCGGGTGTACGCGGCGGCCTCGGTCGACACGGCACTGCTCGAGCAGGCACGCATCGACGGCGCGGGCGAGCTGCGGATCTTCCACACGATCGTGCTCCGGCAGATGACCCCGGCACTCGTGACCGTGTTCCTGTTCCAGGTCGTCGGCATCTGGAACAACTTCTTCCTGCCGCTCATCATGCTGGCGGACCAGAAGCTCTACCCGATCACACTGGGACTCAACAACTGGCGGGCACAGGTCGATCGTCTGCCAGAGTTCTACCAGCTCACCACCGGCGGCGTGCTCGTCTCGGTGATCCCGCTGGTGATCGCGATCATCGTCCTGCAGCGCTTCTGGCGCGGGGGCCTCACGGAAGGATCGGTCAAGGGTTGA